DNA sequence from the Armigeres subalbatus isolate Guangzhou_Male chromosome 1, GZ_Asu_2, whole genome shotgun sequence genome:
CATAGAGGAAGACAAGAAAGAATCTTTGACGATCTCATAATTGTATATTTTCTTCTAAGCTTATCCCAGTTAGGAGTATAGATTATTTACTATCAATATTTGTCTAAGTACAATTAACATAGAGTTCATAATATCCATTACAACACAAACTTTTATTATATCCTAAATTCTTCACTCTATATTTCAGATTTCGACAGCAgcattttctttattttaattGTTGATACAGATAGTAAAATAAGAAGAATGAGTCTCTCAGTCATAAGAAATGCATTTGTTAAGTATCCTATTGTCAAAGGAATGGCAACATACAGTATTATATGGCCAACAGGTTGCTTTGTACAACAAACAATAGATGGGAAGAACTGGCGTGAGTATTATTACATCCCAGAAATGCAATGTTGATTCCTAAtacatacatatttttttacttttagaGACATATGACTACAGGCAGTTCCTAAACTTTGCTGTATTCGGAACGTTCTTTGTAGCTCCCACGCTATATGGATGGATTAGAATGTCTAGTCATATGTGGCCCACAATGAATCTAAAATCAGGACTAACAAAAGTGAGTTGTGCGATACATTTTTTAGCCATGTCAAAGACAGGGCATCATAAAggtgtttcatggacaaatcAGCAGAATTCGAAGGAGTTTCATTATTTTACAAGGGTTATCGCTTATGGTGGCCATTAGGATGTGGGGCGTCATGtacattttttccatacaattgcGCCCCTAGTGACCATCTTGCCCAACTTTCCCCTACATATGAAGTTTTAAAGGAGGAGCAGGCGTTCGCGGTTGTTTCTTCATCGATGATTATGAATTATGATGTATATGAAACATTCGTTAAGGAAAAACGTTAACAGATTTTATTGTTCATCAGAAATTTCTATTGTTTCACACCGTTTTCAACAATCTCTCCACTTACAGGCAATAGTAGAGCAATTCAGTTATGGACCATTTGCCGGGGCGAGCTTCTTCTTTGGAATGAGTTTGTTGGAGCAGAAAACAGTCGATGAAGCAGTCGGGGAAGTCAAAAAGAAATTTCCTGACACCTATAAAGTGAGTTCCTATATCGAACCCAAACCAATCAATAAACTTATAACACAACCAAATTTCAGGTCGGAATTTGCGTTTGGCCAGTGATACAGACAATAAACTTTACTCTCATAGCGGAACACAACCGGGTTCCGTTCGTGAGCATATGCAGTTTAATGTGGACCACGTTTCTGGCATACATGAAGCAGCGATCTGCAGAGGCAAGGCAGACCTCTTCAATAAACATACAGCAGCAAGAAGCCATCGCGTAAGCCAATGATTGTTCGTAATCGTACCATCGTAACAAAGCAGAtaaaattttgtacaaaaaCCTGTAAACCACTAGCCCGcgaacatttttaaaacattttatgGTGGTTGTGATTTCAACACATAAAGGGGACGCACTGTAGGGTAACCAAAGATATTTCTGTTTATTTGTTAAGAGGGATTGTTATTTACATGAAATGTAGTTCAATCAGTTTTAAGCGGGTTATGAACCAGCAAGTTTAATATTTATTACTAGACAAGCAAAAAAAGAAAATGTAtcgaaaatgttgaaaataagaCAATATAAGCCACGGATGCCAAGCGTCGTATGTGTATTacatttcagatttttttatttttctatacTGGCACGATATCCCTTAGAACCACCTAAAAACCAGGCCTCTTTTTCGACATAACACATAAAATGTCCCAATTCATTCGCatctttgttgatttttttgttataaATAAGCTCAATATTTCCTTCTGTTTTAAAGGAAAATAACTAATTAACCACCCTAGCGGTAATGGAGTCCTTCTCGTGCATAGTAAAAATAGTATTAAGACCATCaattttgagcccatagtccgattaggCAAACAGTTGGCAATACATCCCCAAGTCGACGTATATCCAGAGATTTAATATTAATTTGTGCTGAAAATGAATTATTTTGGCTTCCtataaaattataagaaaattcggATTTTAACTAAACTAAACCTATTTCAAGAACAAGTGAGGTTGTCAAAGTGCGTTTTTCAGTTGTATAGCCCTTTAACATTCCATTCTTcgtaataataatgtgaatataatgctCACTTAAGTCATAATCAACGATGGCTGTCTTGCTCCATATGGCGATCTTGCCCCACTTTTCCCTACACACTCGTCGATTGTTATAAAAGTTTGAAGACCCTATTGTGTTGTTACATCTTGATTTTTATTAGCATAACATTCACATGCCAGATTTCGATTCTCTGACAAAATTTGGACTAATACGATGGGCAGGGTATGCTACAGGAATGCTGGACAATAAACCTGCAAAGATGGCGTTCGCTTCTGATCCAGTTGGAACAATAAGACGTGGAGCACAGTGAGATAGACGAATGGACAAGTTACAAAACGACTCGGCGAGCGTGGACGCAATTGATAATGGATATATGTggcctcaaaccgtgtattggggcgtcaaattgttgactcactgtttagatgtaagctaaatcaatgaatgaatgaaattgCGTAGAGTGAATACGCATtattgaatcagttgaaattatttttgatcaCATTTGTTTGAATACCGTTATCAGGGGTGACAATAGACGGAATGAGGTCACTGTTTCGATAACTTAGAATGTCTGTATAATAGAATTAATATATCGAAAAacaagaaaactaaaatatatgagacctttttgaacgatttactTGTCCGAACCTACAGATTGTTCAATCTGCCCCAAACCCATTATCGCCCTAGTTGACGGTACTAATTCATAATCGAACGAATATTTTAATCTCTACGATACAATCCGACATCATCACAGTCTCCAATATGCGAAGAAAAATTTGACTATGGTGAACATCGTTTTCTTCAACAGATAGAAGGTAGTAAAATCGAATCTGAAACAACTATTACTAAGAACCTTCACTCCGCATGCGCACTATTTGTAGGATTGCGAATCATGACTTCAGTATTTGACAATCAGTTTACAACCAACGAACAGTGTTCAAAAATTACCAGAGTAATAACGTCGCGGTCGAATCTAGGCTGTGCAAATAATATGTTTACGTAATAAGAAAATAGTAAATAATTGCAAATTTGTGATAGTCCCCAAGGTGATAATAGTCAAAATGCTTCCAATTCTACTTAATCGCACGCGAGTGTTCCTGAATAAATATCCCGTCGTTCGTGGGATGGTGACCTACAGCATATTGTGGCCAACGGGATGCCTGATTCAACAGTCGGTCACCGGAACCCATTGGAGTGCGTAAGGCTTTCAATTAAATCAAAGGGAAAAATGTGCCTTTTTAGGAAGACACTTGCGAAGGACGATTGACCGTGAAATTAAAGTACAATCATAACGTTCAACCGTTAGACCTACGCCGTGGCAGTGAACTTGGCGCGCAGCCAATGTTTCTCGTTTGGCATGCGTCATGCCGTGCACGATCTTCACATGCGATCTCGTGTGGAAGTTGAAAATGTTTACAAAACGTTTTCCGCTTGTGGCACGTGATAATTCGCTAGGGGTTGACGGCTGTCTGAATAGAGATTGAAAGTAGAAGCATGGAAAATTGACCTGATAATGTGAAGTAAATTTTCCAAGTGACactctttcaaaaaaaaacctgattaatccacctagcggtgttgatgTCTTTTTCGTGCCAGAAAAAAACTAAACAATATGTTTGAGTGTTTTTAACGTGTTTTGCGCTTAAGAAATAGCTTATATTATTTTCTCACAGAGTgcagtggcctgtgcagtgcataaaagtcttctccattcggaaCGGTCCATggttgcacgtcgccaaccgcgCAGTCTGCGACAGCACCGCATATCGTCTTCCACCTGGTCGATccatcttgctcgctgcgcacttCGCCTATTTGTTTCTGCCGGATCGccgtcgagaaccattttcaccggattaatgtccgacattctggctacgtacccggcccaccgcagtgtTCCGATTttagcggtgtgaacgatggatggttctcccaaaagCTGGTGCAACTTGCCAAAAtgcgagatttttttcggaTCGTGGATGAAAGTTTGCTATGGTGAAGGATTGTtgttacacacttaatttttttcaccgggatctcagcaaaatgttgaacttttaccgagattcgcacagccgtgccccagtaaacatgttttttgccgagatttctgtcaaaattgctgaaaatcagcaaacattttgccgaaaatcagctaacaaacgccatttttgctgaaatatcagtttttttattttgctggcgcacggctgtgcggatttttgccgagctgcagaaataaaaactaagtgtgtacgcGATCGTCTCGAAAATAATTTCATACAGAAGTGGAAGTGATTCATAACGGAGTGATAATAACAGTGTATAAAAAACGATTTGGTAGTGAACGTAGATAATAGCAACTGATCGGAAATACGCTAGATTGGTAGCAAAAATTGATTAACCGGTGGAAGAGACGCCATATTGATTTCAATAGAAGAAAAAGTGTGAAGAAGAGAGAGGAAGAGAAGAGGGAAGCAATGATGGGGTCGAAAGATCCACCTGATCCGTCACTAAATGATGGGTTACGAAGTTGGTATTTGAAGCCACTACACGAGAAAACTTCACCTTCACATGCAAAGACAGTCCGCCGTACAGGGTTTACATGGAGCTGAAGGACAAGGACAGCAAGATCAACAAGTACACCGTGGGTTTGATGATTCgaaaacatgaaaaattcaacaaataCGTGACAGACATGAAATACACTGGCGCACGAAGAATCATGGTCTACCTGAGCAACTTTGAGAAGGCAAATCAAATGGTCGAAGCGCTCAACGCAGTAGATTCGCCCTATCGAGCCTATGTACCGAAACATTTGGTGGCGATAACAGGAGTCATCTCAGGAATCCCTGAGGAGATAACAGACGACGACATACTCGATGGCATCGATTGCGACGTACCAGTTCTAGGAGTCAGACGACTAACACGAACGGCAGAAAAAATACCTACAACAAGAGTCAGTGTCTCATTTCGAGCCAATCAGCTACCAGATTCAGTTCGACTCTTTTGCTGCAAAAGCACAGTTCGGCCTTTCTACCAAAGGGTTATCGTTTGCGGGAAGTGCTTGAGATTTAATCATCGAGAGAGTAACTGCAAAGGTCGTCGACGGTGTGAGAATTGCACTGAGCAACACGACACAAGTGAGGAATACGTACAGTGCAAGAATAAGACCAAATGCGCCAACTGCAACTCatcgaaaaattcatcgaaagaCAACAAATGCCCGGAAAGGGAACGAcaagcagggatgccagatttgaagacatgtcttcgatttgaagacatttgaatctctgtgaagacatttatttcatgaagacattttgaagacttttcaaaatatttgaagacttaccttcttatttaaagatacttgaagacaatcaataagccagcgaatagaaaatataatttgatgaCTAACTTATAAATTTTGTGACTTCTATATGCAGatcatttaaatatttcaaaagttatacataaTAGACTAATGTTTCTTGAAATTTCATACGTAAAAACACATTTACACTAGTCGGTTGATAAGGTTGACAATTGCAACACATTTTAGTTATGTGCTGGTTAAAAATTTCCGATAGCAGCATTCGCTTAAATTTTTCTTGGTAATTCTGGTAAAagtctaagggtctgtctcaattggataattaaactgaaattaaacttaaaagtgacatttcaataattatcaaataaccctgctcgcagagcaagattacttttgacagatatcgaatcattttccatcgatgtcctattggaattgctgggtagcaccagccattcttataacggggtgattttttaattttcgaactgtcacttttaagtttaattctccaaatgagacagaccctaaataagtaaaaataatattattttttaagaCATATTAAGGCAAGTTTTGGGCTTTGTAACATCTCATTTTGAGCccaaaaatcgtgtaaaataaagagaatttcccattaatagtccgaggaatttctcataaaatttcaagagaattgaaattggaaattcttttccaattatcttggaaatttataataatttaagTATGGGCAGTAAAgaaattcccccaaaaattAAACGAGAAATTTATctttattttcacaattttttttctaagttcTTGCAGGAAAATCATCTGAACTCCTACAAAGAATTCATGTTTacttccacaagaaatttgtctaaatttgtctgtctttctgtctttcaaatacaaatccggAGTATCATTTGTATTTGGAAGTTGAGGGATGTCTCTTCGGATTTCCCATGTTTACCCATGTtcacattttttcgaaaattttcacaggaaattagtttcattttctcagaaaattttctttagtttccatagaaaattcttacgaatgtcgacaagaaattgaaatttttcaggagttcaatggatatttctcagaatagccaccgtaaattatttttatttgttcaggagaatattctgaaaaaaaaaatcagagaaatttcttaatttccagagttttttattaaaaaaagttCGGGGTAAACTCGTTACAGTTCCTTgttgaattcttccttgaattcctttgatattttttcaagaaatatttttgggcactctttcaatattttaactgggaattcctctaagaatttttCCAGTAAATACatctctggaattctttctgaaatttcccatgaaattcctccaggaattcgtccagcaatttctttagagatttttcagaaaatttcttcagagtttcctttggaagaacttctggcaGCTCCTTtataagttcgtccagaaatttctccgttagatcctccaagaattccgtcggaaattcctccagtcgctccttcagaaattcctcagttTGTTTCTTTCACGACTTCCTTTAGCAGatctttcaggaattgctctcgaagctcctgcaggcattcgttcggaaattcctctaagaatcctttcggaagtttctccaggaattcctcttgaagatGCTCCgagaatgttgccgaaagattctccaataatACCTCTTAAACTATACTCTGGAATTTCTCTAATATTTCCTCCAGTaattatttcggaaattcctgcgcAATATTCCTGAgcaatagggtaacggtaccaatagtggaggtattagtagatcgacaaaagaaaatattttttaaaaattgataattatgggaaatttacagctttgaTATTTtaatcaatagataaactaataaatttgctaacaaaaatgagatagatgtcatttaacatcaacatttaccaaatattgcttgcaccactatgggtacactgttcctttagtggcggtaaaaattaattttggttcctatagtggtgctatccattggtttcttatgagactcgccactattggtacagttgcaccactataggtgcaaggaagtcaattttgttaaggaaaatcattgttttcaatagtttttcaatcgaaatcttaagataagttgcatttaacaggatatttaaagcacgacgcatcaactgaaaccatcgtaaagtgtataaatatgataaatctcattaaaaccccactacctccactattggtgctacctccactaagggtacggttaccctacctcaaaaaattcctccaaaaagttcttccggaagattcttcagacatttcttcagaaaccctttcagtaattgctcaggataatccttcaggaagtcctcaggaaaatcctccaggaattctcctgtaatacctccggaagttccattagcatttcatccggaagttctttcagatttttttctgaaagttccttcagaaaatcctttgaatgttccaacagcaattcctccggaaattccttcagggattcctttaGAAAGTCTCCGAAAAAttcatcaggaatttatccagaagtttctccagaaattcttcaggaaatttcaTCAGAAAATCTTATGCAAGTTATGAGTTATTATGCAAATACTTGGAGATATTTCACGGTGAATTGTTCCGAATCGCTACaggcaattcttcaaaaataaattcagcAAAATTCCACAAGGCAATTCAGTTAGAAAAATCCgttggaattatatttaaagACTCATTAGAAAAACCAAGGGAAAGTCATTTCCCTTACTCATGaagatttaaaagaatattctcttgaattccaACAATTTGTAATTGTGTAAAAATAAACGATACATAAAACAAGGAGATGATTGGAATAACAaatctattggattttgaaatttttttcactgataatcataattttgatattgaagacatttgaagacatttttactcaactgtgaagacatttgaaaatatctccTGGCATCCCTGATGACAAGCCAAAATCAAAGGGCTCATGGCTAGGAAGAACATCACATACACGGAAGCGAGGGAAATCATACCAACCGTATCGGAAAATCCCTATGAACCACTGAACCATCTGGACGAGTTCCCCACGGTTTCAAACTCGTTTGCAAACGTGACTAGTGGAAGCTTCCAATGGAAGAATCCACTAAGAGAAGAATGGATTAAAACAAACCAGGAAAGGAAGGCAATCAAAGCagcgattgaaattgaaaaagagCTAAAGGAGCAACAGAAATCGAAAATGAATGGGAAACGTCAACGAAGCGACACAAAGGAACAACATGTTTTGGCAACGAAGGCACTGAAGACCACTGAAGAACGGAACAGCTTGTTATCCGAGGCTACTGTCAGCACCAACACAGTCGGCATGGGCTTGAATAACCGGCACGTAGTAGGACAACAGGAGAAATGGGAAAAGGTTCTGAGGCAGACACGGGAAAAAGTGGAAGCTAAAGCACAAACTGAAATCAGAAGAGCGGAAGAGATGCGTCACGCAGATCTTATTAGCTTCTACACCAATTACGTCAATTACACCAATTACACCAAAAGTTGGAAAGTAATGAAACTGCTAAAGCACATTTTAACGAATGCACAACGAAATATTTCGACTTAGCCAATGTTGTAGTACAGAATAATGATCCAGTCTGAAGCTGATCAAGAAGTATAAACTAGGAATAATTAAATCACATTCAACAACTCAAATAActtaaaaataattcaatctAATGTTCAAAGTCTTTCTAAAAATAGGGCTGAAATACATAGAATAATGACAAGTGAGGGCATAGACATAGGAATACTGTCAGAGGTTTGGACAAATGAGAACCACACAAATACCAACAAGTACAATATAACCGGATACCATACAATCACCGATTCAAGATCGGATGGATATGGTGGAGCAGCGATATTGCTATCGACTAATTACAATTACGGGTATGACCCAGGCTGTGTGCATTGAAGTGTTACCCAAAAATATGACGGTTCTATCCGTTTATATAAGCCCATCCATCACGCTAGACGACTTCAACAAAGACATCAACACTATCATAGATTTCGCAGACAAATTCCCCAAAGCTGTAATTGGAGGCGATTTCAACGCCCACCATCAAGCATGGGAAGATGAACGTTGCGATAACAAGGGAAAAGGCCTGGCCTGGAAAAGGAACGCCCACCTTTGTTCCAGTACAAACGGATAGGAGATCCACTGCCGTAGATATCACTTTCTGCACGCCGAATATATATCAAGAAATAAATTGGACAGTTACGGATTGGAGCATAGGTGGACATCACATGGTGATAAAAATTGTGCTGGGAAAAAGTGAAGAGAGCAGATCACATGTGTACATTAACAGGAAGGAAGTTCTGAAAAGCATTTCCGCTTTGGATTCAACTGATATCAAGCATGTGGAAGATCTAATAAGTAAGAACAGAGAAATCACGAGATGGAATAAATTCCAAACTACTCGAACTCCGAAGTATTGGTGGTCGGATCAAGTTGATCGAGCGTGGCGGGACAAAACGGAGGCACGACGTGTATTAAACCGAACATCAAGTCAGGAGAATCTCttgttattcaaaaaaaaaggcAGCAATATTCCAAAGGCTTAAGCGGGAAGAAATCAGGCAGAAATTCGAAGGACTGGCAGACGAAATAAACCCTTTCACTACTTCCAAAGAACTGTGGCAAAAGGTGGGAATGATGACGGGTCACAAAAGGCGAAGAAAGGAGAACAACTTATTATTCGACGTCAAAGAGGCTGCTGAGGCCTTCTTAGATACACACTTCGAGGGACACAATGTGGTACAAACTGGAAGCTACGGAAATATTGTTGAGTTTCCTCTAATCACCAGGGAAACATGGAAAACCATCGTCTCAAGTAAAAACAAGAGATCAGCTCCAGGGGTGGATCTCATCTCCTACGAAACGTTATCTAGCCTAAGTGCGGAGGCTACTGACGCAATCGTCAAGGATATCAACAACATGTGGCACAGAGGCGCCTTAAAGGTGATTAAAATCGTCCCAGTACCAAAACCCGATCGGGATCAATCGACTCCGGAAGGCAAGCGGCCTATATCACTAGTTCCGACTATCACAAAAGTTGCGAATACAGCAGTTCTCCAAAAGCTacagaatttcctggaggagaaAAACATACTTCCTTCAAAATCATTCGGATTCCGACGTCACATGTCAACTTCGACTTGTGTGGCATATCTCATCAACAACATTAAAAAGGCGAAAAGAGAAGCAAAAGTGGTAGCACTTGTTGCAATCGACCTGTCCAATGCATTCAATGCAGTGAAAACGGACAAATTAGGCGAAATACTGGTCGATTTAAGAGTACcaaatgaaatacaaatttggattgaatcttTCCTAAAGAATCGTAGGTTACAACTGACGATGAGAACTGGATGCAAGAATAGTGAGCAATGGATTACCTCAGGGAGACGTTATGTCTCCCACTCTATTCAATATTTATACG
Encoded proteins:
- the LOC134205471 gene encoding mpv17-like protein encodes the protein MSLSVIRNAFVKYPIVKGMATYSIIWPTGCFVQQTIDGKNWQTYDYRQFLNFAVFGTFFVAPTLYGWIRMSSHMWPTMNLKSGLTKAIVEQFSYGPFAGASFFFGMSLLEQKTVDEAVGEVKKKFPDTYKVGICVWPVIQTINFTLIAEHNRVPFVSICSLMWTTFLAYMKQRSAEARQTSSINIQQQEAIA